From a single Methylosinus sp. H3A genomic region:
- the ykgO gene encoding type B 50S ribosomal protein L36, translating into MKVRNSLKSLRSRHRANQLVRRKGRVYVINKVQKRFKARQG; encoded by the coding sequence ATGAAAGTCCGCAATTCGCTGAAGTCTCTGCGTTCGCGCCATCGCGCCAACCAGCTCGTGCGCCGCAAGGGCCGCGTCTACGTCATCAATAAGGTGCAGAAGCGCTTCAAAGCCCGCCAGGGCTGA
- the mmoD gene encoding soluble methane monooxygenase-binding protein MmoD codes for MAHSAEQAAEEQRILIHSDSRYVAYTMDLDYMWRWEILRDGEFVQEGCSLSKDSAREAVAHVLRFFARQDAAAGTPGDNSEEIRRLLRALGTPEPINDTTDATKNELAQPE; via the coding sequence ATGGCGCATTCGGCGGAACAAGCGGCGGAGGAGCAGCGGATTCTGATTCACTCGGATTCGCGCTACGTCGCCTATACGATGGACCTCGATTACATGTGGCGCTGGGAAATCCTGCGCGACGGCGAATTCGTTCAGGAGGGATGCTCGCTGTCGAAGGATTCGGCGCGCGAGGCGGTCGCTCATGTGCTGCGCTTCTTCGCTCGACAGGACGCGGCCGCCGGCACGCCGGGCGACAATAGCGAAGAGATCCGGCGGCTGCTGCGCGCGCTCGGCACGCCGGAGCCGATCAACGACACGACAGACGCGACCAAAAACGAACTGGCGCAGCCAGAGTAG
- the ribB gene encoding 3,4-dihydroxy-2-butanone-4-phosphate synthase has translation MSHSVTEAIEAIGRGEIVVVTDDDDRENEGDLIVAASLCTPEKMAFIIRHCCGIVCAPLTLEDARRLHLAPMVAANDAPLGTAFTVTVDAREGLTTGISAEQRCNTVRALANGNRGPHDFVRPGHVFPLIAKEGGVLMRSGHTEAAVDLCRLAGLPAVGVICELANDDGTVMAGQQIVDFAAAHGLKLVSTADLIAYRQAREKLVERVASFPVKTFAGDATCYAYVSAFDSVQHFAFVVGQIGDGRGVPARLHRADIIADVFGGADAIRRTLERFAAEGRGVLVYLRDGAAGVPVNPIVSDSRNSQEARAAQWLDVGLGAQILKDLGVSSIRLRTSKPKPRTYVGLSGFGIEILAVEPLD, from the coding sequence TTGTCCCATTCCGTCACCGAGGCCATAGAGGCGATCGGGCGCGGCGAGATCGTCGTCGTCACCGATGACGACGACCGCGAGAACGAGGGCGACCTCATTGTCGCCGCCTCGCTCTGCACGCCCGAGAAAATGGCCTTCATCATCCGCCATTGCTGCGGCATCGTCTGCGCGCCGCTGACGCTGGAGGACGCCCGCCGCCTGCATCTCGCGCCCATGGTCGCCGCCAATGACGCGCCTCTCGGCACGGCTTTCACCGTCACCGTGGACGCGCGCGAGGGGCTCACCACCGGAATTTCCGCCGAGCAGCGCTGCAATACGGTGCGGGCGCTCGCCAATGGCAATCGCGGCCCGCATGATTTCGTGCGGCCCGGGCATGTCTTTCCGCTCATCGCCAAGGAAGGCGGCGTGCTCATGCGCTCCGGCCATACCGAGGCCGCGGTCGATCTCTGCCGCCTCGCGGGTCTTCCGGCCGTCGGCGTCATTTGCGAGCTCGCCAATGACGACGGCACGGTGATGGCCGGCCAGCAGATCGTCGATTTCGCCGCCGCCCATGGGCTGAAGCTCGTCTCCACCGCCGATCTCATCGCCTATCGGCAGGCGCGCGAGAAGCTGGTGGAGCGCGTCGCGAGCTTTCCGGTCAAGACCTTCGCCGGCGACGCGACCTGCTACGCCTATGTCAGCGCCTTCGACAGCGTCCAGCATTTCGCCTTTGTCGTCGGCCAGATCGGCGACGGCAGGGGCGTGCCGGCGCGGCTCCATCGCGCCGACATCATCGCCGATGTGTTCGGCGGCGCGGACGCCATCCGCCGCACGCTCGAGCGTTTCGCGGCGGAGGGGCGCGGCGTGCTGGTCTATCTGCGCGACGGCGCGGCCGGCGTTCCGGTCAATCCGATCGTCTCGGACAGTCGCAATTCGCAGGAGGCGCGCGCCGCGCAATGGCTGGATGTCGGCCTCGGCGCGCAGATTCTGAAAGATTTGGGCGTGAGTTCGATCCGCCTGCGCACCTCCAAGCCCAAGCCCCGCACCTATGTGGGGCTCTCGGGCTTCGGCATAGAGATTCTCGCCGTGGAGCCGCTGGACTGA
- a CDS encoding histone deacetylase family protein yields MTRTLFITHESGLAHKMGAGHPEQPDRLRAIERELEGERFQHLIRISAPAVAREALLRVHPERHLRAIEAAAPREGLVALDSDTMMCPDSLTAALHAAGGAVAAVDEVMTGTADTAFVSVRPPGHHAGTTTPMGFCIFNNVAVAARHAIAAHAAERVAIVDFDVHHGNGTQEIFWADRQVMFCSTHQAPYYPGTGATSETGEFDQIVNAPLFAGATGDDFLEALTSRILPRLKDFAPDLVLISAGFDGHRDDPLGGLRFLERDYSEATKRIIDAALRNADGRVISLLEGGYDLDALGRSAAAHVLALMGA; encoded by the coding sequence ATGACGAGGACCCTGTTCATCACACATGAGAGCGGCCTCGCGCATAAAATGGGCGCGGGCCATCCCGAGCAGCCCGATCGGCTGCGCGCGATAGAACGCGAGCTCGAGGGCGAGCGCTTCCAGCATCTCATCCGCATTTCCGCGCCTGCCGTTGCGCGCGAGGCGTTGCTGCGCGTCCATCCCGAGCGCCATTTGCGCGCGATCGAGGCCGCGGCGCCGCGCGAGGGCCTCGTCGCGCTCGACTCCGACACGATGATGTGTCCCGATTCGCTCACGGCCGCCCTGCACGCCGCCGGCGGCGCGGTCGCCGCCGTGGACGAGGTGATGACGGGGACCGCGGACACGGCCTTCGTCAGTGTGCGGCCGCCCGGCCATCACGCCGGGACGACGACGCCCATGGGCTTTTGCATCTTCAACAATGTCGCGGTCGCCGCGCGGCATGCGATCGCCGCCCATGCCGCGGAGCGCGTCGCCATCGTCGATTTCGACGTCCATCACGGCAATGGGACGCAGGAGATCTTCTGGGCGGATCGACAGGTCATGTTCTGCTCCACCCATCAGGCGCCCTATTATCCGGGCACGGGGGCGACGAGCGAGACCGGCGAATTCGACCAGATCGTCAACGCCCCGCTCTTTGCGGGCGCGACGGGCGACGATTTTCTAGAGGCGCTGACGAGCCGCATTCTGCCGCGGCTCAAAGATTTCGCTCCCGATCTCGTGCTGATCTCGGCCGGTTTCGACGGCCATAGGGACGATCCGCTGGGTGGGCTTCGTTTCCTCGAGCGAGACTATAGCGAGGCGACCAAGCGCATCATCGACGCCGCGCTGCGCAACGCCGACGGGCGCGTCATTTCGCTGCTCGAGGGCGGCTATGATCTCGACGCGCTGGGCCGCTCGGCGGCGGCGCATGTGCTCGCGCTGATGGGCGCCTGA
- the mmoZ gene encoding aromatic/alkene monooxygenase hydroxylase subunit gamma, translated as MAKREAIHDNSTRTEWEGKIAKLNSVDQATKFIQDFRVANSSPFRKSYDLDVDYLYIERKIEERLSVLKTEKLSVADLVTKATTGEDAAAVEAAWVAKIKSAKTKYEAERIHVEFRQLYKPPVLPVNVFLRTDAALGTVLMELRNTDYYATPLEGLRKERGVKVLHLQA; from the coding sequence ATGGCGAAAAGAGAAGCGATCCACGACAATTCCACTCGCACCGAGTGGGAAGGAAAGATCGCGAAGCTGAACAGTGTGGACCAGGCGACGAAGTTCATTCAGGACTTCCGCGTCGCCAATTCCTCGCCGTTCCGCAAGAGCTACGATCTCGACGTCGATTATCTGTATATCGAACGCAAGATCGAGGAGCGGCTTTCGGTCCTCAAGACCGAGAAGCTCTCCGTCGCGGATCTCGTCACCAAGGCGACGACCGGCGAGGACGCCGCTGCGGTGGAGGCGGCCTGGGTCGCCAAGATCAAATCCGCGAAGACCAAATATGAGGCGGAGCGCATTCATGTCGAGTTCCGTCAGCTCTACAAGCCGCCGGTCCTGCCGGTGAACGTGTTCCTGCGCACGGATGCGGCGCTCGGCACTGTTCTGATGGAGCTGCGCAACACCGACTATTACGCCACGCCTCTCGAGGGCCTGCGCAAGGAGCGCGGCGTCAAGGTTCTGCATCTGCAGGCCTGA
- a CDS encoding L,D-transpeptidase, which translates to MDSRHGFVAAVLALSLAGCNAVGGPRLPDPQLSGRDAQFMALVPTADVGAVYERYLVDFKTSEPPGSIVVDTKNKFLYFVEPNGKAIRYGVATGQEAYGWAGRAVIGGMQEWPRWIPPKDMLERWPHLQPTADAGGLPGGPDNPLGARALYLFENGKDTLYRIHGTNEPEKIGQSVSSGCIRMRDIDAIDLYGRVKVGANVVVI; encoded by the coding sequence ATGGATTCGAGGCATGGTTTCGTCGCGGCGGTTCTCGCTCTGTCGCTCGCCGGCTGCAACGCCGTCGGGGGGCCTCGCCTGCCCGATCCGCAGCTCAGCGGGCGCGACGCGCAATTCATGGCGCTGGTGCCGACGGCCGACGTCGGCGCGGTCTATGAGCGCTATCTCGTCGACTTCAAAACGAGCGAGCCGCCGGGCTCCATCGTCGTCGATACGAAGAACAAATTCCTCTATTTCGTCGAGCCGAACGGCAAAGCGATCCGCTACGGCGTCGCCACCGGGCAGGAGGCCTATGGCTGGGCCGGCCGCGCCGTTATCGGCGGCATGCAGGAATGGCCTCGCTGGATTCCGCCCAAGGACATGCTGGAGCGCTGGCCGCATCTGCAGCCGACCGCCGACGCCGGCGGCCTGCCCGGCGGCCCGGACAATCCGCTCGGCGCCCGCGCGCTCTATCTGTTCGAGAACGGCAAGGACACGCTGTACCGCATCCACGGCACCAATGAGCCGGAGAAGATCGGCCAGAGCGTCTCCTCCGGCTGCATCCGCATGCGCGACATAGACGCGATCGACCTCTACGGTCGGGTGAAGGTCGGCGCGAATGTCGTGGTGATCTGA
- a CDS encoding TonB-dependent receptor, with protein sequence MEKPSIRFVISGGILVAALGPGPSWAQESLPDIEIAASSPIQRRAPATPQATAAPETRGVLPIVADQFATVTVVDSDEIRRSGGATLGDLLFSKPGITGSSFVPGAASRPIVRGLDAHRVRIQENGVGSSGVSELGEDHGVPLDPLGVGRVEVVRGPATLRWGSQAIGGVVNATNNRIPEALPCRGDEQSPGPCMRLETRSAVSTVDAGLEQAALVDVGQGNFALHADAHGRRTSDYAIPSYPYLTPTDPAPLVYGRQPNSYMRSGGWSAGGSYIFDRGFFGASVTQFESVYRIPGMDSTESRTRIELRQTKVTAKGEYRPPASFIDAIRVWAGASDYKHHEVGFEGGFDGIQQTFTNQEQEGRLEVQLAPFDLRFASLTTALGVQGSHQRLTAPGAGGNLFDPNESRSIAFYLFNEFKLTDSLRLQVAGRIENVETTGQTPDLFVDPTISFKYARNFTPKSVAVGLLQDLPFDTVGSVTAQHVERAPRGPELFSHGVHDATGTFDIGNPLLGIEAADTVEIGLRRAKGPFRFEATFFYTHFDGFIYRRLSGETCADDFDSCSPAGAGGALNQALYSQRDATFRGGEFQSQWDVLPLASGLLGVENQIDVVRATFADGTNVPRIPPVRLGGGLVWRDANWLARVNLLHAFPQNNIASIAETRTKGYNLLKAEISYRIALPKGEFPAREVSVGIVGDNLLNANIRNSVSYKKDEVPMPGANVRLFANFVF encoded by the coding sequence ATGGAAAAACCTTCTATCCGCTTCGTCATTTCGGGCGGAATTCTCGTCGCGGCGCTCGGCCCCGGCCCGTCGTGGGCGCAGGAGTCCCTGCCAGATATCGAGATCGCGGCGTCGAGCCCGATCCAGCGGCGCGCGCCAGCGACGCCGCAAGCGACGGCCGCGCCCGAGACGCGCGGCGTTCTCCCCATAGTCGCGGATCAATTCGCCACTGTGACAGTCGTCGATTCCGACGAGATTCGCCGCTCCGGCGGCGCGACGCTCGGCGATCTCTTATTCTCCAAGCCCGGAATCACCGGCTCGAGCTTCGTTCCGGGCGCCGCCAGCCGGCCGATCGTGCGCGGCCTCGACGCCCATCGCGTTCGCATACAAGAGAATGGCGTCGGCTCGAGCGGCGTTTCCGAGCTCGGCGAGGATCATGGCGTTCCGCTCGATCCGCTCGGCGTCGGCCGCGTCGAGGTGGTGCGCGGCCCGGCCACGCTGCGCTGGGGCTCGCAGGCGATCGGCGGAGTCGTCAACGCCACCAACAACCGCATCCCGGAGGCCCTGCCCTGCCGCGGCGACGAGCAGTCTCCCGGCCCCTGCATGCGGCTGGAGACGCGCAGCGCCGTCTCCACCGTCGACGCCGGGCTGGAGCAGGCGGCGCTCGTCGATGTCGGCCAGGGCAATTTTGCTCTGCACGCCGACGCGCATGGCCGCCGCACGAGCGATTACGCCATCCCCTCCTACCCCTATCTCACGCCGACCGATCCGGCGCCGCTGGTCTATGGCCGGCAACCCAATTCCTATATGCGCTCGGGCGGCTGGTCCGCCGGCGGCTCCTACATCTTCGATCGCGGATTCTTCGGCGCCTCGGTCACGCAATTCGAGAGCGTCTATCGCATCCCCGGCATGGATTCGACGGAGAGCCGCACGCGCATAGAATTGCGGCAGACGAAAGTGACCGCCAAGGGCGAATATCGGCCGCCCGCCTCCTTCATCGACGCCATTCGCGTCTGGGCCGGCGCCAGCGACTATAAGCATCATGAAGTCGGCTTCGAGGGCGGCTTCGACGGCATACAGCAGACTTTCACCAATCAGGAGCAGGAGGGCCGCCTCGAGGTCCAGCTCGCCCCCTTCGATCTGCGCTTCGCCTCGCTGACCACGGCGCTCGGCGTGCAGGGATCGCATCAGCGCCTCACCGCGCCCGGCGCCGGCGGCAATCTGTTCGACCCCAATGAGTCGCGCAGCATCGCCTTCTATCTGTTCAACGAATTCAAGCTCACCGATTCCTTGCGCCTGCAGGTCGCCGGCCGCATCGAAAACGTCGAGACGACGGGGCAGACGCCGGATTTGTTCGTCGATCCGACGATCTCCTTCAAATACGCCCGCAATTTCACGCCGAAGAGCGTTGCCGTCGGCCTGCTGCAGGACTTGCCTTTCGACACGGTCGGCAGCGTGACGGCGCAGCATGTCGAGCGCGCGCCGCGCGGGCCCGAGCTCTTCTCGCATGGCGTCCATGACGCGACGGGAACCTTCGACATCGGCAATCCGCTGCTCGGAATCGAGGCGGCCGATACTGTCGAGATCGGCCTGCGTCGCGCCAAAGGGCCATTCCGCTTCGAGGCGACATTTTTCTACACGCATTTCGACGGTTTCATCTATCGCCGCCTCTCCGGCGAGACCTGCGCGGATGATTTCGACAGCTGCTCGCCGGCCGGCGCCGGCGGCGCGCTCAATCAAGCGCTCTATTCGCAGCGGGACGCGACCTTCCGCGGCGGCGAGTTCCAGAGCCAATGGGATGTCCTCCCACTGGCGAGCGGACTGCTCGGCGTCGAGAATCAGATCGACGTCGTGCGCGCGACTTTCGCGGACGGGACCAATGTGCCGCGCATTCCGCCGGTGCGCCTCGGCGGCGGCCTCGTCTGGCGCGACGCCAATTGGCTGGCGCGCGTCAATCTGCTGCACGCCTTTCCGCAGAATAATATCGCCTCGATCGCCGAGACGCGGACCAAGGGCTATAATCTGCTGAAGGCCGAGATCAGCTACAGAATCGCGCTGCCCAAGGGCGAATTCCCGGCGCGCGAGGTGAGCGTCGGAATCGTCGGCGACAATCTGCTCAACGCCAATATTCGCAACAGCGTTTCTTATAAGAAAGACGAGGTTCCGATGCCGGGCGCCAATGTGCGGCTGTTCGCCAATTTCGTGTTCTAG
- the mmoC gene encoding aromatic/alkene monooxygenase hydroxylase FAD-binding subunit MmoC yields MYQIVIETEDGETCSFECGPSEDVISAGLRQSVILLASCRAGGCATCKGDCTDGDYELIDVKVQALPPDEEEDGKVLLCRTFPRSDLHVIVPYTYDRISFEAIQTNWLAEIVECDRVSSNVVRLVLQPLTADGAAPIALNFAPGQFVDIEIPGTHTRRSYSMASVAEDGRLEFFIRLLPDGAFSKFLQTQAKVGLRVALRGPAGSFMLHKSERPRFFVAGGTGLSPVLSMIRQLKKESDPQPATLFFGVTNYEELFYVEELEALKSAMPSLDVQVAVVNAPEGNGVAKGTVIDLMRAELEKLRGKPDIYLCGPPGMIEAAFDAAATAGVPKEQVYLEKFLASG; encoded by the coding sequence ATGTACCAGATCGTCATTGAGACAGAGGACGGAGAAACCTGTTCATTCGAATGCGGACCGAGCGAGGACGTCATTTCCGCAGGCCTTCGTCAGAGCGTGATCCTTCTCGCGTCCTGCCGCGCCGGCGGCTGCGCGACCTGCAAGGGCGACTGCACGGATGGCGACTATGAGCTGATCGACGTCAAGGTCCAGGCGCTGCCGCCGGACGAGGAGGAGGACGGCAAGGTTCTGCTGTGCCGCACCTTTCCGCGCAGCGATCTGCACGTCATCGTGCCCTACACCTATGATCGCATCTCCTTCGAGGCGATCCAGACCAATTGGCTCGCCGAGATCGTCGAATGCGATCGCGTGTCGTCGAATGTCGTGCGGCTCGTTCTGCAGCCTCTGACCGCGGACGGCGCGGCGCCGATCGCGCTGAACTTCGCCCCCGGGCAATTCGTCGACATCGAGATTCCGGGGACGCATACGCGCCGCTCCTATTCCATGGCCTCGGTCGCGGAGGATGGTCGGCTCGAATTCTTCATTCGACTGCTGCCGGACGGCGCCTTCTCGAAATTCCTGCAGACGCAGGCGAAGGTCGGCCTGCGCGTCGCGCTGCGCGGACCGGCGGGCTCCTTCATGCTGCACAAGAGCGAGCGGCCGCGCTTCTTCGTCGCCGGCGGCACTGGGCTGTCGCCGGTGCTGTCGATGATCCGGCAGCTGAAGAAGGAGAGCGATCCGCAGCCCGCGACATTGTTCTTCGGCGTCACCAATTACGAGGAGCTGTTCTATGTCGAGGAGCTCGAGGCGCTGAAGAGCGCCATGCCGAGCCTCGATGTGCAGGTCGCCGTGGTCAATGCGCCAGAGGGCAATGGCGTCGCCAAGGGAACGGTCATCGATCTCATGCGCGCCGAGCTCGAGAAGCTGCGCGGCAAGCCGGACATCTATCTCTGCGGTCCGCCCGGCATGATCGAGGCGGCCTTCGACGCCGCGGCGACGGCGGGCGTCCCCAAGGAGCAGGTCTATCTCGAGAAATTCCTGGCGAGCGGCTGA